One Bacteroidales bacterium genomic window, TCAGGTATCCTGATAGCAACCCACACAGCTCCTTTATTGTACTTCCAGGTAATCCGGCCTTTTTTATCCTTTACCTGTTCTGGTTTACCTTTACCAATCATCTCCATGATCCAAACTTCGTTGGCATCACTGATACTGAAGGATTCTCCTGAGCTGTAATATCCATATTCAGCCACAAGGCTTGTCATAATTTCGATAGCCTCCCTTGCAGTACGCGATCTTTGAAGTGCGACATATATCAGGCTTCCGTAATCCATGATCCCGGCTGTATCAATCAGTTCTTCCCTTCCACCATAAGTGGTTTCACCAATAGCAACCTGGTTTTCATTCATGTTGCCAATCACATTATAGGTCCTGCTGCTTTGTTTGATCTTACCCAGGTATTTACCTGTATCCCATTCATAGATATCCAGTAAGGATCCTTCGGGATAGGTTGCAGCCGGCCAGTGATAGAGTTCTCCAAATAAGGTATGGGAATCAGCTGAATAGCTAATCATACAGGAACCATCGGCTGAAGCTCCTTTTGTAATCAGGAAGTTGGTGCATGCTTTTGAAGGCATTGATATACCCACAGCAATGAGGCATAATACCAGGAAAAGTGTTCTTTTCATATTTAGACGATTAGATGAATTGATTGGGATTTTTGAATCCGGAATCTGCTTAATTCCAGTTTCAAAGATAATAGGATTCTTTAATCTGAATCCCGAAAAACAGAAGGCTTGAATTAATACTCCAAATCCTGTTCGATCATTCCAACACCCACGGTTTCGTTGGTGCCTTCATCAATCAGAATGACAGCTCCTGTTCTCCTGTTCTTTTGATATGGATCGAAAAACAAAGGCTTGGTTGTCCGGATACTTACATGAGCTATGTCATTCATTCGAACCTCTTTATCATCAGTAATCTTCTCCAGGTTGTTCACATTAACTTTATAGTGAACCTCCTTAATAAGACACCTTACATCCCGGGTTGTATGCTTTAAAGCATATTTCCCGTTTACCTGCATCGGGCGGGGATTCATCCAGCAAATTTTGAGATCAATATCCTGGCTTACCTGTGGGAGGTTATCATCCTTTACGATCATGTCGCCCCTGCTGATATCAATATCATCGGTAAGCTGGAGTGTAACCGACATAGGAGGGTAGGCTTCATCAAGGCTTTTTCCTAGCTGATCAATTGATTTGATGCTAGATTTATATCCCTCCGGCAAAACAATAACTTTATCTCCCGGCTTGAAAATCCCTCCATCAATCCTTCCTGCATAACCCCGGTAGTCATGAAATTCCTCAGAAATCGGACGAATAACATGTTGTACAGGAAATCTTGCATCATCCAGATTATAATCACGATTAATGGGAATACTTTCCAAAACCTGCAACAGTGTGCCGGCATCATACCAATCCATATGGGCAGATGGTTCCACGACATTGTCACCATGAAGGGCAGAAATCGGCACAAAGCGGTAATCACGGATCTTTATGATTTCTGCAAATTCTTCAAAGCCTTTCCTGATCGACTCAAAAACCTCCCTGGAATAGTCCACAAGGTCCATTTTGTTTATACAGACAATAATATGCGGGATTTGCAGAAGAGCGGCTATATAACTATGCCTGTAAGTTTGTTCTGTGACTCCGTTCCTGGCATCAATCAGAATAATTGCAGCGTTTGCAGTTGATGCGCCGGTTACCATGTTACGGGTATATTGCACATGACCGGGAGTATCAGCAATAATAAATTTCCTCCTGGGAGTTGCAAAATACCGATACGCAACATCAATGGTAATACCCTGTTCCCTTTCAGCCCGGAGTCCATCAGTAAGCAATGCCAGGTTGATATATTCATTTCCTCTTTGAATACTTGCCCGTTTTACGGCTTCAAGCTGATCTTCGAAAATGGATTTACTGTCATATAATAACCTTCCAATCAAGGTGCTTTTTCCATCATCTACACTTCCAGCCGTAGTAAAACGGAGAAGTTCCATATCGAGGTATCCTTTTGATGAGAATTCAGTCACGGTAGTATCTGATAAATAAAGGGTTGTTGATAAATATGATTGTCTGCTGAAAGCTCCTCTCAGAAATAGCCTTCTTTCTTCCTGTCTTCCATAGCAGCTTCACTCCTGAGGTCATCGGCCCGGCTTCCTCTTTCAGTAACCCTGGTGGCAGCAATTTCGTCAATAATTTCTTCAAGACTATTGGCAGTGGAGAGTGTCAGTCCTGTACAGCTGATGTCCCCTATGGTTCTGCACCTGACAGTTCTCATCTCAGGATTTTCGGTAGGTTTGAGTTTCATGAAAGGAGCTGCTGCGAGCCATGTACCATCACGATTGAACACTTCCCTCTCATGGGTAAAATAGATGCTGGGCATAGGGATATTCTCTTTCAGGATATATTGCCATACATCCATTTCCGTCCAATTACTGATAGGGAAAACTCTGAAATGTTCCCCCATATGTTTTCTTCCATTGAAGATATTCCACAATTCGGGACGTTGGTTTTTGGGATCCCATTGTCCGAATTCATCCCTATGCGAAAAAAACCTCTCCTTAGCCCGGGCTTTTTCTTCATCCCTTCTTCCACCACCCATACAACAGTCAAATTTGTTTTTCTCAATCGCATCCAGCAATGTGATGGTTTGAAGCAGGTTTCGGCTTGCATTATATCCTTTTTCTTCAGTAACCCTGCCCAAATCAATTGCTTCCTGGACAGATCCCACAATAAGCCTGGCACCTAATTCCTTAACCAGATCATCCCGGTAATCAAGGGTCTCCTGGAAATTGTGACCGGTATCTATATGTAGAAGAGGAAATGGAATCCTTGCCGGCCAGAATGCCTTTTTGGCCAGGTAAGTCATCACAATTGAATCCTTCCCCCCGGAAAAAAGGATGGCTGGTTTTTCGAATTGTGCTGCTACTTCCCGAATCACAAAAATAGATTCACTCTCAAGTTCATCAAGATGGGTAATGTTATAATCTCTCATTTCTTCAACACTGTAATGTAAACCTTCTTTCTTCCTGACAACAGGGGATATTAAAGATCAATCAATTTTTATCCCCGGGATGATAAAATCAAGAATCCTGTGTATGGAGGTTTCAATGCTTTCCTGATCTGTATTTATCACAAGGTCGGGTAGCCCGGGGATTTCAAAAGGAGCATCTACTCCTGTAAAACCTGAAATCTGACCCGCCCTGGCTAATTTATACATCCCTTTCACATCCCTCCTTTCACATACTTCTATGGATGGATTCAAAAATATCTCAATAAAATCAGCTTCGCCAATAATCTTTTTTGCCAATTCCCTGATTTCTTCTGTTGGACTCACAAATGCATTGATTGTAATAACACCGGCAGAAAGGAAGAGTTTTGAGATTTCAGCAATGCGCCTGATATTTTCCAGGCGATCATCATTCGAAAAGCCAAGATTATTATTTATTCCCTTCCTGACATTGTCGCCATCCAGCACCTGGCAAAGGTATCCCTGCTCAAAAAGCTGCTTTTCCACCCCCAATGCCAATGTAGTTTTCCCGGAGCAAGGTAAACCTGTAAACCAGATCACCTTTGACCGTTGTTTCAGCCTCTTTTCTTTATCCAGCCGGCTAATCAGCTCATCAGAAACATTTTGTTTTGCCTGCTCCACAACTTGATTTTAAGTAAACGAATGCAAAATTACTGTTTATATTTAATTTGCTGCTAAACAACAGTTTGTTATTTTAACGACAATTTTATAATTTTGCGCCCCTCAATTAAAAAAGTCATTTTGTGGATTACCTGAAAGACTTTATTATTCATTTTGTTGGCTTAAGTGTTGGCAATCATCATTTTGAGTTCGATGTCAACGATTTGTTCTTTGAACGCTTTGAGTATTCCCAATTGCATCAAGGGAATGTGAAAGTGTTGGTAGAACTGGATAAACAGGAAAGAATGCTGGTTTTTTCCTTTCATTTGGAAGGAACCATTGAAGTGACTTGTGACCGATGTGCAGAGGAGTTTTCTATGCCGGTTTCGGGAAATGAACACCTGATTGTTAAATATGGAGGAGAATATGCTGAAGAGAGTGATGATATGATCACAATCCCGG contains:
- a CDS encoding GTP-binding protein: MELLRFTTAGSVDDGKSTLIGRLLYDSKSIFEDQLEAVKRASIQRGNEYINLALLTDGLRAEREQGITIDVAYRYFATPRRKFIIADTPGHVQYTRNMVTGASTANAAIILIDARNGVTEQTYRHSYIAALLQIPHIIVCINKMDLVDYSREVFESIRKGFEEFAEIIKIRDYRFVPISALHGDNVVEPSAHMDWYDAGTLLQVLESIPINRDYNLDDARFPVQHVIRPISEEFHDYRGYAGRIDGGIFKPGDKVIVLPEGYKSSIKSIDQLGKSLDEAYPPMSVTLQLTDDIDISRGDMIVKDDNLPQVSQDIDLKICWMNPRPMQVNGKYALKHTTRDVRCLIKEVHYKVNVNNLEKITDDKEVRMNDIAHVSIRTTKPLFFDPYQKNRRTGAVILIDEGTNETVGVGMIEQDLEY
- the cysD gene encoding sulfate adenylyltransferase subunit CysD, whose translation is MRDYNITHLDELESESIFVIREVAAQFEKPAILFSGGKDSIVMTYLAKKAFWPARIPFPLLHIDTGHNFQETLDYRDDLVKELGARLIVGSVQEAIDLGRVTEEKGYNASRNLLQTITLLDAIEKNKFDCCMGGGRRDEEKARAKERFFSHRDEFGQWDPKNQRPELWNIFNGRKHMGEHFRVFPISNWTEMDVWQYILKENIPMPSIYFTHEREVFNRDGTWLAAAPFMKLKPTENPEMRTVRCRTIGDISCTGLTLSTANSLEEIIDEIAATRVTERGSRADDLRSEAAMEDRKKEGYF
- the cysC gene encoding adenylyl-sulfate kinase, encoding MEQAKQNVSDELISRLDKEKRLKQRSKVIWFTGLPCSGKTTLALGVEKQLFEQGYLCQVLDGDNVRKGINNNLGFSNDDRLENIRRIAEISKLFLSAGVITINAFVSPTEEIRELAKKIIGEADFIEIFLNPSIEVCERRDVKGMYKLARAGQISGFTGVDAPFEIPGLPDLVINTDQESIETSIHRILDFIIPGIKID
- a CDS encoding DUF177 domain-containing protein — translated: MDYLKDFIIHFVGLSVGNHHFEFDVNDLFFERFEYSQLHQGNVKVLVELDKQERMLVFSFHLEGTIEVTCDRCAEEFSMPVSGNEHLIVKYGGEYAEESDDMITIPATEYKVDLSPYIYEYLHLMLPVRIVHPEDENGHSDCNQETLRILNELTAHTDTDPRWDVLNRLKSSVEDSNQEEKKQKKKK